DNA sequence from the Antennarius striatus isolate MH-2024 chromosome 3, ASM4005453v1, whole genome shotgun sequence genome:
TCTGGAAGGAGCCTTCCTGTCCAGCTTCTCGTAGAGAAACTCCTCAATTCTGGCGCCTGCAGACGACAGTTTGACTTTATTCCACACTCAGGACCCGACCTCACACCGACCTCACACCGACAGAGGAAACAGCACCAACAACACACTGATCTGTAACTAGCTGTgtgtgctacacacacacacactgtgtattctacacacacactagctgtgtgtgctacacacacactttactaAAGCAGTCATTTAATGACATGGAACCTGAACCAATCACAAAGGTCGATAACAGGACTGTCTGCAGGGGGGTCGGTGGCTCTGATCCATTAGAATCGACATCGGTCTACCACCTTGGACTCCATTACCCAGCAGCCCCCTGCACCTACATGTctcaggctgcgttcagactggcaGCCAGAATCTGATTTTAGCCCGTCCAGATTGACATCAGATGTCTGTTTGGTAGTGTGAACAGTCACACCACCTGAAGCCTGATGTTTGTCAGACGTGCTGAAACCACTTTCACATCACATTTGTTCAGACTCAGTGTGAACGGCTCCGAACACACCAATCGGTTCTGACTGTCCGTGATGTCGCTCTATGCAACACACGAGCCAACGCGCGGTACGGAGCGTGGAGGACGCCTCCGCCACCATgtcgttgctacggcaacctgtcagctggctaataatgtggcccagtctgaacagagcagcATCGCATTTGGATACTTGCTAAAAGCAATGTGAACAGTCAACCGTGAACATCAGATatgaaagggaatctgattggaatccaatgtgtctgcagtctgaacgcagccaaACTACGGCTACGACATCGTTTAGCAAAACTATaaccaaacacacagagacgACCGTTGTGGTGGAAGTGTAGACCTGCACAAGGCTGTGATGGGGGCTAGCAGCCTGGTGAGAAGGCCACAGGTGTTAGCGTACTCATTAGCATCATCAGGCATTCCCTCAGTAAGAGCATTGAAACACACAGCAGGTCCACTCGGAGCCACACCCACAATCATGGTCGACCTGGAAACGCCATCAAATAGTAACTTCAAACTGTAAAGGAACAGACGCGCTGCTGTGGCCAGTAAACACACGCTACCAGTTAGCAGTGACTCTCAGTGTGTGGGGATCCACACGCCGATCCGTGTCAGAGGAAACACTCAGCTGATGTAACATCACAGTTCTGAACACGCCATCTGTGTGATCATGACAGAATCCACATCACGCCACTGAAGGGAGGAGCAGTACTCACCCGTGTGGTCGACTGTAGCATGGAGAATCAGAGAGAACGACATGTTAGAGCGCCCCCCACCCGTGTGCCTCTACATACTACAGCAGTCTGACATCCATGTGTCAttagaaacaacacaacacactgctCTACCGCTCACATTTGTCTAGAGTGCTGTTTGCCTTGGTCTCATAGAGAATACATGTAACATACGTGTTTAAAATACTAACATTCTAACAGAAGATGACAAAGCTCTGGTCAGCCCTACTGCTTTCAGTAAGGCTGACCTTCACTGTGTAAACAGGAATACTAGCAGTTCTGCTGTGTAAAAGAACCAGAACAGGGGTGGTGGACGTCCCTCCGGACCGCTGTCCAACGCTGACCCCGCCCGCCTGGGGCCGTGTGGGGGACATACTCGGGTTGGGCTGCAGCAGGATCTCAGTCTGTCTGAAGATCTTCTCAGTCCAGTGTTTGGTGCTGTCTGCTCGGACCATCAGGTTCTCCAGGTGGGTGTCCAGCTCCGTCTTCTCTGCCTGGCCCAACTTCTCCTCTGTGAACTGGGACAGAGGACACGAGCAGTTGGCAGTAGTTAGCGGTTTTAGCAGCAGCTAGTAGTAGTTAGcagcagctaacagcagctagcagcagctaacaacagctagcagcagctaacaacagctagcagcagctagcagcagctggcagcagctagcagcagcagctagcagcagctaacaacagctagcagcagctaacaacagctagcagcagctaacaacagctagcagcagctaacaacagctagcagcagctagcagcgCGGATGAAGCTGACCACCCAGTGTGCGGCTGAACCACCAGCTAGCTGCTAGCAAACATGCTGTAAAGCTAGCAGGCAGCACACCGTTAGCAGCCAGTGCTAACCCGGTCCCGGTCGTTACCAGCAGCTGCTGTGAAACAACAGGATGCGTCTGTCGCGTGACATCACGTGACCTCACCTGGACAGCTCGTGTGAAAAACAGGCCAGCACCTGAGGCTAGCTTCTTCACGTTGAAATCCATGCTAGTCCCAGCAGCTCGCTAGTGATGCTACAGCTAGTGATGCTACAGCTAGTGATGCTGCAGCTAGTGATGCTCCACTGGAGCCCAGCAGCACAGACCTCACGGAGGGGCGTGGCGCGATGACGTCACAATCTACGTGCCTACATGTCGGACGTCCTGACGTCACAGAGCCATAAAGTCAACACTAAAACAGTAATCATGATAAAAATGCTGATCAGTACCAGCACGAGTAGTCAGTACTAGTAGtatgtagtaatagtactatgGCTAATATTTGAGTTTACTTCACGTCACGATGGTGACGTCAGCACTCTAAACATTTTGAACTACGTAATACAAAAACTTTTAGGAGCTTTGTTCACACTCAAGCAACGTGAGTAACACAAACAGCTGTTAGAAATACTGCAAGTACTGCTGAGTACTGCAAGTACTGCTGAGTGTATTGATGAAGGTTCCAGAAAACCTGTGAGACATGACAACAAGGAACATTCAGCTgtgactactactactagtactactagtagtagtactagtagtaatactactactagtactactagtagtagtactagtagtagtattactactagtactactactagtactactagtagtagtactagtagtagtattactagtagtagtagtagtagtagtagtagtagtactactgctactattactactgctactactactactattaatactactactactactattaatactactactactcatactactactactactattactagtTACACGTACTGAATGCGGCCCCCACTTCCAGTGGGTGGAGCTACACattagacatacagtatactccatctggcctctctgtctctctctgtctctctctgtctctatcccGATTGTAtttctttcccaaccaacaggtcaagggggatgaccccccctccagagcctgggtcccgcccagagtttcttcctcaatgagggagtttttcccaccGCTGTCTCTTCTGCTTGATCTGAGATCTTAGTTataaatttcttatcctttaaagacgcagagaaaaccattcatgtctttgttacttctagattggattactgctattccttattatgggctgtcctagctcctctattaggactctacagttagttcagaatgcagctggaggagagaacacatctctcctgtcctagcgtcacttcatcgGCTCCAGATTCATCATAGAATACAATTAAaactcctcatgatcacatgaagctctccactgtaaggctccgtctgaCATGGAGATCtgattgaagtgtatcacccccccacccccccagggcccttcgatcagaggatgcaggatttctggtgacccgttgggtttttaagagtagaacaggaggcagaagcttcagctatctgcccctctactctggaacgatctcccagcctcggtccgggggggggggggggggggggcagacacccttagcttatttatgagtagactaaaaaccctcctctttgatagagcctacaattagaaataaccccccccccccactagatgtgctgctataggcttagactgctgagggtatttttctccgtctctcccgttaaagggagagaCTCTGGAGCtcctgtcacttctccttcgctttctttatctttctatgctcttagAATGTATTACTACTCCTAGAATCTATTACTATTACTGTCCAATcacactctctgtctgcacgatactgccgctgtctttggcctctgttccacaggtggagaacatggatgcaagacaggatacccaaaggcctggaaccccccccccctcccccaattcagcgacagctcactatggacattaaactctaACTGGCTTATCTGcaactctctgtctctctctctccgtctcttttccttgacctatctctgtccctaatgtatttctatttcccaaccaacaggtcaaggcggatgaccgccctccagactctgggtcctgctcggagtttcttcctcaatgagggagtttttcctcgcCATCGTCgcttatgctgctctggagggcattatTGGTTTTCtatttgtaaagcgctttggaatgtcttcagatatgattcagtgctatataaataaaagttgatggattgattgatctgGAGGATTCTGTttggtttctctgtctcttaaagcactttgaaatgtctgctgatgtgataaagcgcttaataaataaaagtagattgattgattgaccttATTTTCAGGGTGATACATTGTGGAGTCATCAGCATGCATTTATACAGTTGCTTCACACAAGACTGGTGGTAAATCGTTAGTGAAGCTGGTGTGtaagatggtgttttttttcttttcctcttgtcCCACTCCAGTCCAGCAGGTGGCGGCATTGCTCCACAAAGCTAGCTGCCTCCAGCCAGGAAGAAGAGCACCGGCGGAGTTGTGCAGCGCAGTGACGTCATTACGCATGGAGAGGCGGAGTCTGGACTGGCTCTAGTGTGAGTTTTGTTGATAGTGTTTGTTTTGGGGACATAATATTCACTCTGACAGAAACTCAGTCGGACTTTGGACAGTTTACAGCTGGACTGACCGTCGGGTTCCCCGCGGGAAGTGGGTCAGTGACGGTCTGCTGAGAACGGACTACATCCGGGCATTTAGCCTCATTGTAGCCCTAGCTAACAGGAGTTAGTGGACTTAGCTAGCTTCATCTTAGCCTGTAGCTAACAGTAGTTAGTGGACTTAGCTAGCTTCATCTTAGCCTCTAGCTAACAGAAGTTAGTGGACTTAGCTAGCTTCATCTTAGCCTCTAGCTAACAGGAGTTAGTGGACTTAGCTAGCTTCATCTTAGCCTGTAGCTAACAGTAGTTAGTGGACTTAGCTAGCTTCATCTTAGCCTCTAGCTAACAGGAGTTAGTGGACTTAGCTAGCTTCATCTTAGCTAACAGTTTAGCTAACAGTGGACTGACAGCCTGCTGACAGTTTAGCTAACAGTTTAGCTAACAGTTTAGCTAACAGTTTAGCTAACAGTTTAGCTAACAGTTTAGCTAACAGTTTAGCTAACAGTTTAGCTAGCCCACTGCGTCTCCGTGATGGAGGCTCGTAGTAACGATGTGTCACGTGGTTTGTAGCTACCGGACCGCGGAGGAACGTGATGCGGAGCGGGGATGGCGTCCAGGTCCAAGACCCGCAACCTGCAGGTGTTTGACACGCAGCTGCACGCGGACGCGGTGGAGTGGTGCCCCGTGTCCGCGAACCACGACCTGCTGGCCTGCGGGACCTACCAGCTACAGGTAGGGGTGAGTGGGACCCCCGGCCAGCGGTGGGTGGGGCAGACAGCTGCAGTGAGGTCAGACAGCCTGAGGTCAGACAGCCTGAGGTCAGACAGCCTGAAGCCACACAGCCTGCAGTGAGGTCACACAGCTGCAGTGAGGTCAGACAGCTGCAGTGAGGTCACACAGCCTGCAGTGAGGTCAGACAGCTGCAGTGAGGTCAGACAGCTGCGGTGAGGTCAGACAGCTGCGGTGAGGTCAGACAGCTGCGGTGAGGTCAGACAGCTGCGGTGAGGTCAGACAGCTTGCAGTGAGGTCAGACAGCCTGCAGTGAGGTCACACAGCTGCAGTGAGGTTGTTTGGTGAGGGTCCTGGTGGTGACCCTCAGCCTggggtcgtgtgtgtgtgttggtgggttCACGTCTGTGTCACTGGTTCCTCCTGCAGGCGGGGGACGAACATGCAGCCTCCAGCCGGACGGGGCGTTTGTACCTGTTTGAATTCAGGCGGGGCACACAGGTCACTCCTCTCAGGGAACTGCAGCGCCTGGAGACGGCAGCCATTTTGGATCTGAAATGGTGAGAAACCACGTTCACCCCTGGGGCTACTGccataaaccccccccccatgctgatCAGCTGATGTGTTCTCAGGTGCCACGTGCCGCTGGCAGGACGGGCGGTGCTGGGGGTGGCTGCTGCCACCGGGGAGCTGCAGCTGTACGCCCTgagtgacagacaggtgagacctgcagagagtcacagacagacaggtgagacctgcagagagtcacagacagacaggtgagacctgcagagagtcacagacagacaggtgagacctgcacagagtcacagacagacaggtgagacctgcacagagtcacagacagacaggtgagacctgcagagagtcacagacagacaggtgagacctgcagagagtcacagacagacaggtgagacctgcagagagtcacagacagacaggtgagacctgcagagagtcacagacagacaggtgagacctgcagagagtcacagacagacaggtgagacctgcagagagtcacagacagacaggtgagacctgcacagagtcacagacagacaggtgagacctgcagagagtcacagacagacaggtgagacctgcagagagtcacagacagacaggtgagacctgcagagagtcacagacagacaggtgagacctgcacagagtcacagacagacaggtgagacctgcagagagtcacagacagacaggtgagacctgcagagagtcacagacagacaggtgagacctgcagagagtcacagacagacaggtgagacctgcagagagtcacagacagacaggtgagacctgcagagagtcacagacagacaggtgagacctgcagagagtcacagacagacaggtgagacctgcagagagtcacagacagacagacaggtgtgacAGATGCTTCTTTAGTGGGGAGTGGGGGGCAGTGTGGACCTTCAGATGGCTGCTGTGGGGCCTGGGGGCCACCAGTTCAGCTGTACTTCCTGCTGGGGGgcctgatgcgttcaggtgctgGTTGCCCCTCCTGGACACTCATGAGTGCTTGTCTCCAGTAGGTGGGTGGACGCAGCTTACAGACCCTCAGCAGCATGCAGGTGGGGGCAGAACGCCTGGCTCTGTCGCTGGACTGGTCCACGGGAAGGCTGGACAGGtgaggttacacacacacacacacacacacacacacacacacacacacacacacacacagagtttacaGCTGCTGTAGTCACACACCCTCACTCAGCCTCACATGCTGCATCCTGTCTGTTACCTGTAGACACTGTAGCTGGGTTCACTTAACCCCCATCGTtagattggtgtgtgtgtgtgtgtgtgtgtgtgtgtgtgtgtgtgtgtgtgtgtgtgtgtgtgtgtgtgtgtgtgtgtgtgtgtgtgagcagcagtgATGTGCGGGTGGTGTGCAGTGACTCTGCGGGGGGCGTCAGCGTTCTCGCCCTGGCTGACCCCGCCCTGCTGACCCTGTCCCAGTGGACCGCCCACGACTACGAGGCGTGGATCTCAGCCTTCTCCTACTGGGACACTCAGCTGGTCTATTCTGGTAACACTCCTGTAACGGGTCAGCTGGAGCCCATCACAGCTGGCTACACACCACATGAGACGCCAGCTAATCACAGGACCACACAAAACACGAGCAGccactcacacctacacacagttTAGTGTGAGACGTTCACCTCAGCTCCACgcttctggaggtgggaggaacctggagagaccccacgcagacacgagaaCATCCAGTCCTCACAGAAAGGACGGGAACCCAGAATGAGCACAGGGGGCACACGCGTGTTCAATATATGAGAGAAAATAATCTCCTCattaaagtacaaaaaaaccaaaaacccaggtTGCAGCGTGTCACACAGAAACATTTGTTGTGTGAAACGTATGGAAGGTAGTttaaacagtgtaaacacactgtaaacagtaaacagtgtaaacaaactGTAAACAGCATAAGCAACCAGtgtaaacaacataaacaaacagtgtaaataaacagtgtaaacaaacagcGTAAACAAACAGTGTAAACAGGAAGCCTTCCTGTGTCGGTGTTGTTGCCAAACCCCGAGTGACTGCCTGGTGTTTCGTCTGTGGGTTCGTTGGTGGTGTTCAAACACGTCTGTTTGTTCCACCCATGTTTCCTCTGTGTGTACATCAGGGACTTGAGATCTGAGTCCAGGTGGTCACTGACTTGCAGACACTTCAGAGGTTCAGGTAAAGGTCCAGGTGGTCACTGGGTGGGATGGGGGCACCAGGGTAACTGAGTTTTCTGCTCCCCTTTCTCTTTACGTGAGAAGATGCTGGGTGTCTCCTGATTCTTGATGCACATGTAGTCTGAAGTCTTACATTCAGGTGTTCTGGTGGTTCcaggaaggttctgggttccattcctttctgtgtagagtttgtatgttctcggctacgtgggttctttccaggttctccagcttccccccacctccagaaacacacagctgaggtggaTTGATCAGTAAGTGGctgtaggggtgtgtgtgtgtgtgtgtctttgtgtgtgtgtgtctttgtgtgtgtgtgtctttgtgtggccctgcaatgagctggtgtgtcatccggggtgtaccctgccttttgccagtaaccagctgggataggctccagcagacccgtgaccctgTTCATACATTCACTGGTTTTTTTAGTGTGACGTGTCAGCTGATTAATTTAACGTGCTCGTTTAAACACGTCTCTTTCCCCTGTCATGTGTCCGTGTCTCTTTGCCCTGTCATGTGTTCGTGTCTCTTTGCCCTGTCATGTGTTCGTGTCTCTTTGCCCTGTCATGTGTTCGTGTCTCTTTCCCGTCATGTGTTCGTGTCTCTTTCCCCTGTCATGTGTCCGTGTCTCTTTGCCCTGTGATGTGTTCGTGTCTCTTTGCCCTGTGATGTGTCCGTGTCTCTTTCCCCTGTCATGTGTTCGTGTCCCTTTCCCCTGTGATGTGTTCGTGTCTCTTTGCCCTGTGATGTGTCCGTGTCTCTTTCCCCTGTCATGTGTCCGTGTCTCTTTGCCCTGTCATGTGTTCGTGTCTCGTCTCCAGGTGGGGATGACTGCAAACTGAAAGGCTGGGATCTGAGGGCGGGTCCCTCCCGCCCCACTTTCACTAGTAAACGGTGGGTTTGGTGTTGATGTGATCAGAACCCGGTGTGGGTGGAACACGTGTGACGTGTCGTCTGCtctgttgaaggcactcgatgGGCGTGTGCAGCGTTCACAGCAGCCCGCATCGGGAGCACATCCTGGCCACAGGCAGGTGGGTGTGTGATCCAGTGTGGTGGTAGGTGTGAGATACCTCCGCTCCACTGTCCGGTGCGTCTCTGCAGCTACGACGAGCAGGTGTTGCTGTGGGACGGGAGGAACATGCAGCGGCCCCTCAGTGAGAGTCCCGTGGGCGGGGGCGTGTGGAGGCTGAAGTGGCACCCGACGGAGCAGCACCTCCTGCTGGCAGCCTGCATGCACAACGACTTCCACATCCTCCACTGCCAGCAGGCCCTCGGTCAGTATGACGTCATCAGCCACACCCTGAACCAGGGGGGGCGTGATCGTTTCTTTCCTACAGTCTGTCGTGGGTCACTGAGACGTGTGTTTGTCCTTTCTTGTGTCACCGGATGGTGATGGGTTCTACTGCCTGGTCCTGGTTAACGGCCACTGCTTAGTTTTACCTCCATCATCAGGATTTTCTAGTTGTCCTACCTGGAGTCAGGACCCCCCTACAGTGTACACCTgttgaaacacattttctcacCACTGTCACGATGGGTTGCTCACGCTCACGCTGGGACAGTAGTGATAGTGTTAACGGTATCGGTGGCCGTCAGCCAGGACCTCAGCGTTGGGTCCAGCCCCCATCATGGGACCTGCTAGAGGAGAACGTCACGAAGGACGACGCCTGAACTCCAAAGTAATTAACAGAACAATCACACGTTTGGAAACACGGGTCCTGATGGACCCCTCTGACAAATCTACTACATTAacccctcgttactcgtggttaatgcgttccaggaccgcCCACAAAAAtggaattccgcgatatagcgaccaaatattttattatttacaacttCGATCATTTTTCTAAATCCATAAGTTGTTCTAACACAAACAGATGTTAGTCCCTCCCGTTGTTCCCGTCTGCAGGACATCTGACTTGAGTGAGCAGTTTACAGAAACCCCCCCTGGATCCAGTGCAGTAGTGAACAGGTGAGACAGTGGACcccatcagaaccagaactcCTACATTtgtgtcttcctgtctgtgcagACGGAGGTGGGGGGGCTTGTCCTGTCGTGGCCTCGTACGTCCTCCACAACTCCCTGGCCTACGGAGCCGACTGGTCCCAGCTGTCCATGCAGGCCCCCgctccctgcccccccctgcTGGTGGAACCAAAGAACAGCCCATCAGACGACAGGGGCCACCTGAAGATCCAGTACGAGTCTCCCACTGCCAGCTTCGACACCTCCCTGGAGGATGACGTAGGACGATACATCCCAGAGGCCATTGCAGCGCCCCCCAGGCCCCCCTGCAGCTCCGCTCAGGAAATCCCTTCTCTGTCCTGTCTGCTGGCCAGCTGCTCGTTCTACGACCACATGCTGCACGTGTGGCGCTGGGACTGGGCTCCAGAGGAGGCCCCCCAGGAGCCAGAGCGGTCTGGACCTGGCTCCAGCTCTGGCTGAGGACACTGGGACAGGAGTTCCATCAGGACACCTTCCAGAGCTTTTATTTTCCTATGAATTGGTTCCAATCCCTGATGAGACCAGGTCACCCATTAAAAGATGAATCACTTGTAGAAGTGCATGAGATCCGTGTTCATGAGGAACCCTCCATCCTGAGGACCCTCTGCACCTGGAGGTCACCTGAGTTGTTTCACtggttgtctgtgtaggttcagTTCTCAGGTCatgttctccaaagctgttgaGGTCAATCCACTGAAGTTCTggaagacgtttctcctctcatccatgaGGCCTCCTCAGTTCTGAAGGAACTGGTCCCAGA
Encoded proteins:
- the dph7 gene encoding diphthine methyltransferase isoform X1 is translated as MASRSKTRNLQVFDTQLHADAVEWCPVSANHDLLACGTYQLQAGDEHAASSRTGRLYLFEFRRGTQVTPLRELQRLETAAILDLKWCHVPLAGRAVLGVAAATGELQLYALSDRQVGGRSLQTLSSMQVGAERLALSLDWSTGRLDSSDVRVVCSDSAGGVSVLALADPALLTLSQWTAHDYEAWISAFSYWDTQLVYSGGDDCKLKGWDLRAGPSRPTFTSKRHSMGVCSVHSSPHREHILATGSYDEQVLLWDGRNMQRPLSESPVGGGVWRLKWHPTEQHLLLAACMHNDFHILHCQQALDGGGGACPVVASYVLHNSLAYGADWSQLSMQAPAPCPPLLVEPKNSPSDDRGHLKIQYESPTASFDTSLEDDVGRYIPEAIAAPPRPPCSSAQEIPSLSCLLASCSFYDHMLHVWRWDWAPEEAPQEPERSGPGSSSG
- the dph7 gene encoding diphthine methyltransferase isoform X2, yielding MASRSKTRNLQVFDTQLHADAVEWCPVSANHDLLACGTYQLQAGDEHAASSRTGRLYLFEFRRGTQVTPLRELQRLETAAILDLKWCHVPLAGRAVLGVAAATGELQLYALSDRQVGGRSLQTLSSMQVGAERLALSLDWSTGRLDSDVRVVCSDSAGGVSVLALADPALLTLSQWTAHDYEAWISAFSYWDTQLVYSGGDDCKLKGWDLRAGPSRPTFTSKRHSMGVCSVHSSPHREHILATGSYDEQVLLWDGRNMQRPLSESPVGGGVWRLKWHPTEQHLLLAACMHNDFHILHCQQALDGGGGACPVVASYVLHNSLAYGADWSQLSMQAPAPCPPLLVEPKNSPSDDRGHLKIQYESPTASFDTSLEDDVGRYIPEAIAAPPRPPCSSAQEIPSLSCLLASCSFYDHMLHVWRWDWAPEEAPQEPERSGPGSSSG
- the dph7 gene encoding diphthine methyltransferase isoform X3; its protein translation is MASRSKTRNLQVFDTQLHADAVEWCPVSANHDLLACGTYQLQAGDEHAASSRTGRLYLFEFRRGTQVTPLRELQRLETAAILDLKWCHVPLAGRAVLGVAAATGELQLYALSDRQVGGRSLQTLSSMQVGAERLALSLDWSTGRLDSSDVRVVCSDSAGGVSVLALADPALLTLSQWTAHDYEAWISAFSYWDTQLVYSGGDDCKLKGWDLRAGPSRPTFTSKRHSMGVCSVHSSPHREHILATGSYDEQVLLWDGRNMQRPLSESPVGGGVWRLKWHPTEQHLLLAACMHNDFHILHCQQALGHLT